The proteins below come from a single Candidozyma auris chromosome 3, complete sequence genomic window:
- a CDS encoding translation machinery-associated protein 20, which produces MFKKFGKEEVHSRSNIKSSVQRGLKANFVNHFEKIEPVIDDIIPKKSQVILIKCENKIQCYAVEDNIVLFQHFDDLVPHLKVVHKYPDLFPRVQVDRGAIKFVMSGANVMCPGLTSAGAKLPEENLEKDTIVTIYAEGKESALAIGKLTMSTDEIKAKNKGVGIELLHYLGDGLWHFDASV; this is translated from the coding sequence atgttcaagaaatttgGCAAGGAGGAAGTTCACTCTCGCTCAAACATCAAATCATCTGTTCAAAGAGGCCTCAAGGCGAACTTCGTCAACCattttgagaaaattgagCCTGTCATCGACGATATTATACCGAAGAAGTCCCAGGtgatcttgatcaaatgCGAGAACAAGATTCAATGCTATGCTGTCGAAGACAATATTGTTTTATTTCAACACTTCGATGATTTGGTGCCCCACTTGAAAGTTGTGCACAAGTACCCAGACTTGTTTCCTCGTGTCCAGGTTGACAGAGGTGCCATCAAGTTTGTCATGTCGGGCGCCAATGTGATGTGTCCAGGATTGACATCAGCGGGAGCCAAGTTGCCTGAAGAAAACTTGGAAAAAGATACCATTGTGACGATTTACGctgaaggaaaagaatcAGCCTTGGCCATTGGCAAATTGACCATGAGCACCGACGAGATCAAGGCCAAAAATAAAGGAGTGGGTATTGAGTTGTTGCATTACTTGGGAGACGGCTTGTG
- the MPH1 gene encoding 3'-5' DNA helicase, producing the protein MDSLDDDLDVAVLETVKSVAKAKSRQKQTQTPCHHKIDALALATYIYPTNLAIRDYQYNIVHRAFFHNIVVALPTGLGKTFIASTVMLNYLRWFPESKVIFMAPTKPLVAQQIKACCGITGIPPSHVAILLDKTRKNRAAIWDEKRVFFTTPQVVENDLAMGIVDPKSVVLLVIDEAHRAKGNYAYNNVVKFLDRFNKAYRILALTATPASDVEGVQEIVTNLSISKIEVRTEKSIDIFKYLKRKLVDRVTVGQSDEIKQAIDWICEAIKPTLEIANQRNIYEVKDPQYINAFSALTSQKKIIMNHSMPEGLKWSNYFILQLLVLVGQCLRKLNIYGIRSFFSYFKDKYTEFATKYNNKKSTNHMAAKFYFHSSIKKLLAFCEDAIKNPRYLGHPKLEIVISELTSFFETTSHKDSRVIIFTEFRESALDIVRAIEQQGSGLKPHIFIGQAKEKEKFDEEKYLTKQKKKRKRKNDDEDDDASTPASLSSKRPSSSSEQAQIQGMNQKTQKELIRKFKAGEYNVLVATSIGEEGLDIGEVDLIICYDSTSSPIKNIQRMGRTGRNRDGKVLLLFAGNEESKFDKAMGGYEYIQQHITNGNMVELHQQNRIIPPQFDPVVKEQKIELPDENIQIQNEDDEDEIIKIAMKYMNKKTRAKKDKGKKIEKRFFMPDDAETGFQSVGDMLKNLDGARKRQKIEESEDDLIPDEILSRSDESSFQKLSSSPPVSKTPNSTKVSRQPTLITTPGKYTGTSLGVKKRTVNVINQLKAAQFASKSNLSQNDNNIDLDPAPDDDLAFDDDDDEILALVQRTSSMNNTQLSQNSDEKIFSNNFTSGEGLLTSEQNTELYMSYYTPVNFMDLQYIYDPQNEAASGSIQHSTTSKNYLRCVAFMSKLTDEESHRLIHNYKSTTPVKGELPDFVDFD; encoded by the coding sequence ATGGACTCCCTAGACGATGATCTCGACGTGGCGGTACTCGAGACGGTCAAGTCGGTAGCCAAAGCTAAATCTAGGCAGAAGCAAACTCAAACTCCTTGCCACCATAAAATAGACGCGCTTGCTCTAGCGACTTACATATACCCTACAAACTTGGCTATACGTGATTACCAGTACAATATCGTGCACAGGGCGTTTTTCCACAATATAGTGGTGGCCCTTCCGACAGGTTTGGGAAAGACGTTTATTGCCAGCACGGTGATGCTCAATTACCTACGGTGGTTCCCTGAGCTGAAGGTGATCTTTATGGCCCCCACAAAACCGTTGGTGGCCCAGCAAATCAAAGCGTGCTGCGGAATCACAGGGATTCCGCCTCTGCACGTGGCTATCTTGCTTGACAAGACAAGGAAGAACAGAGCAGCCATCTGGGACGAGAAACGGGtttttttcaccacccCCCAGGTGGTGGAGAACGATTTGGCTATGGGCATTGTCGATCCGAAGTCTGTAGTGCTTTTGGTCATTGATGAGGCTCACAGAGCGAAGGGAAATTACGCGTATAATAATGTGGTGAAGTTTTTAGATCGGTTTAACAAAGCCTACCGTATCTTGGCCTTGACGGCAACTCCAGCTTCTGACGTTGAGGGTGTCCAAGAGATCGTCACCAATTTACTGATCTCAAAGATAGAAGTGAGGACAGAGAAGAGCATAGACATTTTCAAGTATCTCAAGCGGAAACTCGTGGATCGTGTAACTGTGGGTCAGTCtgacgagatcaagcagGCCATAGATTGGATCTGTGAAGCAATAAAGCCAACACTTGAGATTGCTAATCAACGAAACATTTACGAGGTAAAGGATCCGCAGTATATTAATGCTTTTTCAGCTTTGACTAGCCAGAAGAAAATAATCATGAATCATCTGATGCCTGAAGGTCTCAAGTGGTCTAACTACTtcattcttcaacttttaGTGCTTGTGGGTCAATGCTTACGAAAACTCAACATCTACGGCATACGCTCATTCTTCAGCTacttcaaggacaagtaTACAGAGTTTGCAACAAAATATAACAACAAAAAGTCTACCAATCACATGGCAGCAAAATTCTACTTCCACAGctccatcaaaaagctACTTGCGTTTTGCGAAGATGCTATAAAGAATCCTCGCTACTTGGGTCACCCTAAACTTGAGATTGTCATATCAGAGctcacttccttcttcgaAACAACGTCACATAAAGACTCCCGTGTAATTATTTTTACGGAGTTTCGAGAGCTGGCTCTTGATATTGTGCGAGCTATCGAGCAACAAGGCTCGGGTTTGAAGCCACATATATTTATAGggcaagccaaagagaaggaaaaatttgacgaggagaagtATTTAAccaagcaaaagaaaaaaaggaagagaaagaatgatgatgaagacgatgatGCTTCAACTCCTGCTTCCCTTTCATCGAAAAGACCACTGAGCTCCTCAGAGCAAGCCCAGATTCAAGGAATGAATCAAAAGACACAGAAGGAACTTATCAGAAAATTCAAAGCTGGTGAGTACAATGTGCTTGTTGCAACGTCGATTGGAGAGGAAGGTTTAGATATTGGCGAGGTGGACCTCATTATATGCTACGACTCTACATCATCGCCGATCAAGAACATTCAAAGAATGGGAAGAACaggaagaaacagagatGGTaaagttcttctcttgtttgCAGGAAACGAAGAGCTGAAATTCGATAAGGCAATGGGAGGCTATGAGTATATCCAACAGCATATTACGAATGGTAACATGGTTGAGCTACACCAACAAAACCGCATAATACCACCTCAATTCGACCCAGTCGtcaaagagcaaaagatAGAATTGCCAGACGAGAACATACAAATCCAGAATGAggacgatgaagacgagatcatcaagatcgCCATGAAGTATATGAACAAAAAGAcaagagcaaagaaagacaaagGGAAAAAGATAGAGAAGAGGTTCTTCATGCCTGATGACGCTGAAACCGGTTTCCAGTCAGTTGGAGATATGCTCAAGAATCTCGACGGAGCTAGAAAACGTcaaaagattgaagaaTCAGAGGATGATTTGATACCTGATGAAATTTTGCTGCGGTCCGACGAGTCAAGTTTCCAGAAGCTTTCTCTGTCTCCGCCAGTATCGAAGACTCCAAATCTGACAAAAGTTTCGAGACAACCTACCTTAATTACTACTCCAGGAAAGTATACGGGTACATCTTTGGGCGTTAAGAAGAGAACGGTGAATGTCATTAATCAATTGAAAGCTGCTCAATTTGCTTCCAAGCTGAATCTTAGTCAAAATGACAACAACATTGACCTAGATCCCGCTCCTGACGATGATCTCgcttttgatgatgacgatgacgagaTCCTTGCTCTTGTACAAAGAACGAGCTCGATGAACAACACCCAATTGCTGCAGAATAGTGACgaaaaaattttttctAATAACTTCACAAGCGGCGAGGGACTCCTCACATCCGAGCAAAACACCGAGCTTTACATGTCATACTACACTCCTGTGAACTTCATGGACTTGCAATATATTTATGACCCACAAAACGAGGCTGCTTCTGGCAGCATCCAGCATTCAACCACTTCCAAAAATTACTTGCGTTGCGTTGCTTTCATGTCGAAATTGACAGATGAGGAAAGCCACAGACTTATACATAATTATAAGTCCACAACACCAGTCAAAGGAGAGCTACCGGACTTTGTTGACTTTGACTGA